The Flavobacterium sp. M31R6 nucleotide sequence ATTTTGTAGAACGTATCAATCCGCTGATAGAGTATTTTAAAAGCTTACCGCCCTGGAACGGTAAAGATCATGTCAAAAGGTATGCCGACTATGTAAATACGGACGACAACGAATTGTTTTACCTCCATCTTCTTAAATGGGCAGTTCGTGCTGTTAAAACGGTATTTCTGAAGGAGGCTATAAATAAACATGTATTGGTTTTAGAAGGAGGTCAGAGTTTTGGTAAATCTTATTTTTTAAATTTTCTATGTCCAACCCAACTTGAAAAATATTTATATACAAATTTAGGAGTAGGAAGGGATGAACGTATCAAGTTGGCTAAATCTTTGATTATTAATGTTGAAGAATTAGATGTAATGGGAAAATATGATATCAATGCTATTAAAGCACTGATAAGTCAAGTTTCTGTTAATGAGCGGTTACCATATGGAGATAAATCAACTTTACTCTATCGCACTTGTTCATTTTTAGCGTCAACAAATCGTGCGGAATTTTTATGTGATGACTCAGGTTCTGTAAGGTGGATTATTTTTAGCGTCATTGAGAAGATTGACTTTTCCTATAGTAAAGAATTTAATATAGATGATTTTTGGTCACAAGCTTACCATATTTTTAAATACCAAAAAGACTTTAAATCCGATTTAACTCAGGAAGAAATAAAAGTCAATGAATTGAGAAATGAACGTTTTACTATACAAACAGTAGAGAATGAATTTGTTTTAAAATACTATTCAACTAGTGATAATCTTTCAGATTTTAGGACACCATCGGAAATTGTAACAGAACTACAGGTTATGGGGCATAGATTAAATGCTCAAAAAGTTGGCTCAGCACTAAAAAAATACAATTTTACCAGAATCAAGCATGCAAAACGTCAAGTATATGGATATTTAGCAAAAACCAAATTTAGGGATTCGCCTTGGGGATTTACAGATTCTTAAAATATACTTACCTAGTTACCTAATTATTGCTTAATTAACTGAATTTGTGTAATTTATTTAGGTAGGTAACCTATGATAATCAATACTTGGCTTACCTAAATTAGGTAAACTAGGTAAATCAAAAATAAAGCACCTTTTTTTTAATATGTTTATTATAGCTGTCCAATTTCTTTAGGTAGCTAGGTAGGCAAAAATTCAAATTATAGTGAACGATATAGAGAAATTAAGAAATATTCCAATGATCAATATTTTGAAAAGATTAAATATTGAAGCCATTGAAAAGAAAAAAGAACAGTTTTGGTTTAAAGCTGATTGGAGAAATGAGCAAACTCCTTCTGTAAAATGTGAGCATAATCTTTTTTATGACTTTGGTGAAGGTTTTGGAGGTAATACTGTGGACTTTAT carries:
- a CDS encoding VapE domain-containing protein, whose protein sequence is MEEISVYDVSSRKDSVYDKIQEELSKYFKIKFNEIALEYEIFDANSACKIDFNESSLLIHLHREKLNVSPQVFKTYLKSHFVERINPLIEYFKSLPPWNGKDHVKRYADYVNTDDNELFYLHLLKWAVRAVKTVFLKEAINKHVLVLEGGQSFGKSYFLNFLCPTQLEKYLYTNLGVGRDERIKLAKSLIINVEELDVMGKYDINAIKALISQVSVNERLPYGDKSTLLYRTCSFLASTNRAEFLCDDSGSVRWIIFSVIEKIDFSYSKEFNIDDFWSQAYHIFKYQKDFKSDLTQEEIKVNELRNERFTIQTVENEFVLKYYSTSDNLSDFRTPSEIVTELQVMGHRLNAQKVGSALKKYNFTRIKHAKRQVYGYLAKTKFRDSPWGFTDS